In Vitis vinifera cultivar Pinot Noir 40024 chromosome 4, ASM3070453v1, the genomic window ccaaagttatatatatatatacatagacACATGAAGTTAAAGATATTCTTGAGAATGATTGGtaagaaaacaaaggaagatGCAGGAGATATTCATAAACACGCAAGACAAGTTTATAAAGACGTATAAACTTGTCCATCTTGAAGAGGAGTACAAGTTTCTACTTATAATGGGATATtctttctaaatggaaaagactCGTGaagtaaaatggaaaaaaaatgaagacctGAACACAGTTGACTCTTGATAGGGACACTTAAAACTCTGAATAAGATGCTCTTTTATTGAAACCAAAGGGTTGACAGTTTCCTGGTAGAATTATATCAAGGTCATAACTTATAGAGCAGAGGTGGTGGATATGTGGAAAATGGGAAGAGATGGCCAGCTTCCTCTGTTTGAAACAAAGACTGCAAAGGGTAGAATCCTCTTTGGATTGTATGCAGTTTCAACCTTTGTGGGCATATGTTTGATTTGTGTTTACAGAAAAACTCATCTACCAGAGGAAGGAAAAGTTGGAAGATGGGCTTGGATAGGATTGTTCTAGTCAGAGCTCGGGTACATACTCTATTGGTTTATCACTGTGACAGTTAGATTGAAACCTATCTACCGCTACACCTTCAAAGGCAGGCTTACACAAAGGTCCCTCTCTTTCTCTTGCTAATCCTGACCTTGAAACAGGTATGAGAAGGTTTTACCTGGGATAGACATATTTGTGTGCACTGCGAACCCCATTATTGAACCACCAACTATATATATGGTCATCAACACAGTTCTCTCAGTCATGGCTTACGACTATCTGCCCAAGAAGCTGGGCGTCTATCTATCCGATGATGGTGGGTCATGTCTAACATTTTATGCTCTCCTAGAGGTCTCTCAGTTCTCAAAGATATGGCTACCATTTTGCaagaaattcaaagttgaaCCCAGATGCCCAGAAGCTTATTTTACCTCTACTCCTGAACCGCATCATGATGATCCTCTAATGGTTGAGGAATGGTCATCCATCAAGGTAAAGTTTGCTTATTTTATATTCATGTCTTCCTTCATATCTGTCTGTTGCTCTTCCTGCAACAATGGCAAAATGGatgattttctctttttcttcaaaCAGAGTCCTGAATTATCACTCAAAGAGTGAGATTGTATGATTCCAAATACTTCAGATACCCATTTCCTAGTTAAGATACCCGTAAGCCAAACAAATTCTTAGGAATATAACAATTTGAACAAAACAATCAATTTTGAGTGGTTCATATTCAACAACAATGATAAAACGGATGAgctcatctttttcttcaaacGGAGTCCAGCATCATTATTCAAAGAATGAGATTGTATGGTTCCAAATGTTTAGGTATAAGATGCCCATCTCCTAATAAAGGTAtcgtaaaaaaattaatttcttacgAATATGCCAAGCAACATCACAGTCAATTTTGAATGGTTCATATCCACCAATGCTTGCATTGGCTAGAGCCCATCTCAAGCTCTGCATCTGTCCACAGAAACTATGTCCCACTCTAATCTGGACAAATTTTTTCATCTGGACCATAACCTCCGATGCATTGAAATGTTCAAATCATAAAAATCATTGTCCTTTGAAATAACAAAAGTGGCGTGTACACCATCTCCTATCAACTTCAAACTTAAAAGACTAAAaacttatcttttatttatttacttatttccgTCATAGAAATTATATGAAGATATGAGGAACCGGATAGAATCTACTATGAAGGTGGGCCAAATTTCAGAAGAAATACGCAAACAACACAAAGGATTTGGAGAGTGGGACTTGGTTTCCGATCCACGGAATCATCAAACCATTCTTCAAGTACTTCTTACCGTCTTTTATGCTTTACAAGCGTATCCTATTATTCTCATCTGATATACAAGCATATACTTTTCATTATCAGATATAGATCTTAGGAACTCATATCATGATGGGCAAAGCCTATCAGAGGAACCAAATGatgtaaaaaagaaagagaatgaataattcttcattttctcctgATGTTTGATCTTATTAATCTTCTGCTAATTTCACATATACTAATTGATGGGAGAGATGGCAAAGCTATGGATGTTGAAGGCCAACCTTTGCCAACTCTAGTATActtgtgtagacccccatttggggctcattTTCATGCAGCCCATTTTTTGCTAGGTGCTAGGATTGGAGAAGGCCATGTGTCGCCTTATGGTTAGCCATCAGGGAATCACAATGGTGGATTGAAGAAGCAATAGGGTAGCGACACATGTCAAGGAATATCTGGCAGAGGAGCGTATTCCGTTAGGGGGAGAAGGCTTATTTGGTTGCTGAAGGTGAGATATTTTAGGCAGGACATAGAGGGAGGAGGGAGAGGGGGGTGGGGGGGATGGCAAGGTTTTTCTTGGGGAGCAAGCGGGGGAAAAGAGGGACAAAGGGAGTTTTCGTTGGAGCTTGGGGATAAAGTTTTCTCTGGTTATGGCTTGAGAGAGAAACCTACTGAGAGAGCTGAAGCTGAGAAGTAGAGTTTTCTGGGCTGGTTCTTGGAAACAAAAGAGGGCTTAAGGACAATTAAATCTAGTTCGAAGAGACACTCCAGGTATGTTCACTGTGAGTCATGTATTTTATCATTTTGGATGCTATTCTGCTGAATGTTTTTGGGTCATTTATGCACTTTTCCATTGATTCACCCTCTGTTTCATTGATTTGGTTTGAAAAACCGGTGAGGTTTTGTATCATGTCCACTGTGGGGAATCTCTAATTGTTGGCTGCACTTTTGCTTTGAATcggtttgtttctttctttgtttccaCTAGTAGGAGCCTATTGATTGATCTTGAGAGGTGGttccatttgatttttattttgcatgttcgttttttttttttagctttctctgtttttctttctccATTACTCGTTTTTTTGCTAGTTCTTCCCATTTTCTGGTAATGGTTTCACAAATGTTTTATATGAGTTGAGATTTTGGGAGGACAAAAATGGGTAAGCTCTATGTCAGAGGAAGCTCAAGGGAAATGCCAATGAGAAGAACAGTACCCTGCGTTGTCTATTATTTGAGCTAAGATTTGAATAGATTGTAAAGTCAACTGACCTTTTTAGTCTTGAAGCTGGGAATGCATTGATGAGATGCTTGTTGCAGAAATAGTGGACATTCTTCTTGATGTTGCCGTCTACATAGAAACTTATTCTTTGAAGGGTGTCACTGTTTTGGGTTCGTTCGCTGAGTAGATCATTGTGTTTCTGCATTTGGGTTTTGTTTCTAGATTAGAACCTTGGTCTTTGTTACTGTGGAGAAGCTTGTGAGGCTTATTACCATGGCTTCTCTATTTCTACAAATGCTACTTGTTTCATTCTCTTTTGCTTTTGTCGGCCACAACTATGACTAAGCTTTGACCAAGGCCATTCTCTTCTTTGAAGCTTAGAGATCTGGGTACCTTCATAGTAACCAGAGAATGAAGTGGAGAGTTGATTCTGGTTTACATGATGGAAAGGCTAGGGGGTGGATATGGTGAGAAAATATTATGATGCAGGTGGCAATGTGAAGTTTGGCCTACCCATCACATTCACCATTACAATGATGTCATAGAGCATAGTGGAGTATGAGAGGCAAATGAGTGCAAATGGAGAGCTGGGTCATGCCATGGAAGTAGTGAAGTGGGGCACTGACTACCTCATTAAAGCTCATTCCTACTCTTATGTCTTCTACGGGTGGGAGATGGAAATTCTGATAATTTCTATTGGTAAAAGCCAGAGGACATGCCCATAGCTAATACCTATCTCATTATATCCTTTCATCTTTCCATACCTCCATCACTCATTTCTCACTAGCCTCTATCACCCATTTCACTAATCCCATGTCCATATCCTCCTACACCattcatacccattttccaaTTCCACCATCAAACCCATTTCTTTCCAACCTTCCACTTATTTCACACCCACTGAACCCCTCATACCCATTTCTCGCACCACTCATGGCTCCATCTAACACTAATCCTTACGCGCATGGCCACCTTCATTCTTCCACCTTGCCTATCCATGAAACCCATCCATCAAGCCTACCCATCTAACCCATTTCTCACACTACCCATAACCCTATCCAAAACCACTTATATCCATCATCTTTCATGCCTGCCATGTCTTGGTTTCATTACCAAACCTATCACCCCTACCTTCCATCTAACCACACCCTTAAACCCACATTTCTCTCTAAATTATTTTCCCATATCCATTCAAACCCATTTTCTTAATCTCATGCACGTAACCTCCTTCAATGGTCCTTACACAATCATCCCATTGTATCCAACCCATGACCCGATTTCTCTGTCATATTTCCTACTCCCTTATCTATGTGACATGGATGAAATTTTCCAGCATTGACATAAAGGAATGATGGCACTTCAATGGGTATGTTTGGTGTAACCCAATCATCTTTCCTATTGCCTTCCACAATCACATTGATGTTTCATCACCATCGACTTTTGAAAAGTTTAATGATGGCTTTTGAAGCTACTTTTACTCTTGATTTTGATAGCTTGTCATCGTCATTTGTCACACCTTTGGTGTTTAGGCGACAACCTGATTTTGGGAGTCTTGGGTCCTCTCCTACTCAAACAAATCCTTTTAAAGGAAGGTTCGGAAAAGGAACCTTTTAAGGCGCACTATAGTAGATTTCCAGCGCTTGGGCAGAGGATTTGATCATATGCATTGCGAAGATCCTTTACTAGAATCCAATTACACGAGAACGATTGGGCATGATGTTGAGCCATTGACTGAGGGGTGCCAATAGATACGTGCAATCTTAGAATACAAGATGTGGTTTTCCACCTTGTGGCTCTTCAAGACACAATGCACCAGGCTGTAGGAATGGTCCCGCCAATAATGAAATAAGATATGCTGGTTGTAGTCGTTATAGTGAAGTTGATCCTGGACATAGAGACACTGTCGGTGCACCCTACAGAAACCCAAATACCCCACCCGCATGCATGAATTTGGCCATGTCAGATGTCTCGTCTTAGAGAAGGTAGTCACGTCCTGTGAACTCCTATGCAAATATTAgagttttgggtttttggatacATATCCTCATTACGACAAGCTAAAACGTGAATCTCAGTGTGTCTATAGACCCTATTGTTGCCCCTATGCTGGACCAGAATGCACTATCATTAGTGACATTCCTTGTTTGGCAACTCACTTAAAAGATGATTGAAACTGGGTCAAAGCTAAACACTGATAACTATGCAAGCATGTTGggtttcttgattttgatgcCTTTGGCTCTCGTCTATTTTGGTAGTTAGGTCTATCCTTAGAAATTTTCACGTCAATACAGTGCTTGCTTCGATGGgagttttcttcttttgataTTGTGCTCGAGATCAAATGAGCCACGACTTCAATTTCACTATCTAAAATCAATGGACCTAAGATCAATGTTCCCAAAATCGGTGCTGCAATCCCTATAAACCTTAGAATATGATGTAACGATTATGTTCAGGATTGTTGTTCCTATCATTTGGAGGCTCAAAACCAAGGCAACTTTGAACGCAGTTGTGTCCCATCAAGATTCATGTTCTATATAGATGGTTTTAGGGGGTCGATTTCTCAAGCTAGGTGTTGGATGATGTGAGATCGAGTTTCTTAGAGCGCAAGACTACAATGGATGTTTCGATCAATGACTCAGAGTATCGTTCCGATTATTTGAGAATGTTGCAAATTGATATCTTGGCGGGTAAAGGAAGATTGGTTGCTTGTGTTGATGTGAATGAGAGGTAtatctgattactactcaaaaagtgttatttcatagcttgtaattaactcttttaaacacttttgagtagtagttattgccttttaacccaattaacatgttaaggacccttgcaatcaattctaatcaaattgtgttaagttttggtgttttgatagcttttgatcaccaaagcaatccgagattgaggagagttatatggaatcttgggcaaagcaattggaagctcagaaCATGAAGAAgtaaagctttgaagtcctttgccaagagtaaatccagaatgcaaggagaggaagaaagagaatctgccatgaagcatattcttgatgatagtcgtgtcagccacttttggagcactttctgaagtccaatttatgcatactatatgtcatttcgaagctcaggaagtcaacaatccaattcttcaaacggtatagaatttggagttgaaatgaaggagttacagccattgcaatccgatcactccaagctgaaggaagaattttgcacagcgctgtgaaatcacccttttgttgcgaaatgatttcgcagcctttttgtacaatGCTGTGGATttccccctgaagtttcccgtcacgttggaagccgaacaccgcaagctgaaagaCCACTTCACAGCGTTACGAAATCagccgtttgctgcgaagttatttcgcagccctttttgtgcatctgcgaaatctcgcagacctcgttttcacctgcgaaatggtccttagtgcttcccgatatttgtctaccgactcttttagatcttttcttcagatatttttgtataaatttccattttctccttgtattcagccactcatgtaatttctTAGCTAgaaagtatccaaggaagggtaaattaccttcctatataaactctcttgtaaacactaaaaatGGGACTCTCTGGGAGTTTTAACCAGGAGATCCaatatagatagatatatcatatatagaatcaacgaacagagcacttgctctgcttttcatatatattcttgttttctcattagtttttcatttctagccaatcaaactctgaggatttttcctcagaggatgagaggctaggcttttcgtctcttagagtgaggaaatccgggtaagtttccacatgcataatttggaagttttgttgttttagtttttaatgaagagaaagtgtgacccgttaatggtttttatctttttagttaacttaaaacaccttagagtcacctgggctaacacttggtaaggcaagtgatctccaaccatggagatgcactagtttaccccttgcgagcctctgggaggtgactttaaggtaggattttctggaattgccaacacttggtaagcttttggactccaaggagacatccattagttatctcttgcgagcttgagaagggaagtccaaggttaaagatcatcttgaatggcaagtgctaggtgagaggcatgagccattgcaaagtgcatcagtgagagggatttagtgtttgaacccattaatgggaagcatctgtacaacaccggttggagaattaactatatgttaattctctaatgcgaggaaaagaaacaagtgaccggaactccctttttgtatgaggaacctgagcctagtgatctgaactccaagaaacacttttctttgtaagtaaaatcagttattatttttggttagtttaaaaccaaacctttttcattcaaacatctttatgttttcttttaaagctaaccttgaaatgaaaaggcaccaattcaactttgaattaatatcatttgtgaagtgaaaacccatcccagtgaacgatcctagagccactatgttatagtagctttgtctttgctaccctagtatatggtgtaataggttataaattttgttgattaatccctcaatcaaggagcaccagctgcacacgaatcagctgagacaccaattgggcacaaATCAATATCTTTCTGAAATTATTCGATAGTGAAGAGGTTGCTAACAGATTGGAAAATCTGAATATGAAGAGTAAAATAAGATTCAGTGAACACGAGGAAGAGAGAGATTGGAATCTTAGGAAGAAAGCGAAGAAAATTCTTCAATTAATTGA contains:
- the LOC100260762 gene encoding cellulose synthase-like protein E6, with the protein product MVINTVLSVMAYDYLPKKLGVYLSDDGGSCLTFYALLEVSQFSKIWLPFCKKFKVEPRCPEAYFTSTPEPHHDDPLMVEEWSSIKKLYEDMRNRIESTMKVGQISEEIRKQHKGFGEWDLVSDPRNHQTILQVLLTVFYALQAWECIDEMLVAEIVDILLDVAVYIETYSLKGVTVLGSFAE